Proteins from one Lacrimispora sphenoides genomic window:
- a CDS encoding response regulator transcription factor, translating into MKTILVVEDELSIRSFVCLNLKKKEYHVLEAETGEKALMLFKSQKIDVVILDLMLPGIDGFTVCEEIRVLDPASGIIMLTARSQDDDKVKGLIIDADDYLTKPFHMKELEARILSLLRRLDYKTVSAAPTILRSGPFSLDSIRNKLSCSGLEIRITPTESCLLQFFMNNKNQEFTRDQILDEVWGTHYSGDPKVVDVNIRRIRRKIEPDPSSPKYLCTEWGYGYLWKE; encoded by the coding sequence ATGAAAACAATTTTGGTAGTGGAAGACGAACTGTCAATCCGTAGTTTTGTCTGCCTGAACTTAAAGAAAAAAGAATATCATGTCCTGGAAGCAGAAACCGGTGAGAAAGCACTTATGCTTTTTAAGAGCCAGAAGATCGATGTTGTGATCCTGGATCTTATGCTTCCCGGCATAGACGGATTTACCGTTTGTGAAGAAATAAGAGTCTTGGATCCTGCGTCAGGCATCATCATGCTGACCGCCCGGTCTCAGGATGATGATAAGGTCAAAGGCCTTATCATCGATGCCGATGATTATCTGACAAAACCGTTTCATATGAAGGAATTGGAAGCCAGAATCTTATCTCTGCTACGCCGCCTGGATTATAAGACGGTAAGTGCTGCACCTACAATCCTCCGATCAGGGCCCTTTTCTCTTGACAGCATACGTAACAAATTATCCTGTTCCGGTCTTGAGATCAGGATCACTCCTACGGAAAGCTGTCTGCTTCAATTTTTTATGAACAACAAAAATCAGGAATTTACAAGAGATCAGATCCTTGATGAAGTCTGGGGAACCCATTATTCCGGCGATCCAAAGGTGGTGGATGTAAACATCCGCCGGATCCGCCGAAAAATAGAACCGGATCCATCTTCCCCTAAATATTTATGTACGGAATGGGGTTATGGTTATTTATGGAAGGAGTAA
- a CDS encoding HAMP domain-containing sensor histidine kinase, translating to MKRKVVLYFMFLIVLTLTLVMVFFGIGMKRYFYQEISDTVKNHSEAVLPVWTQQGDFTSLQLAEESDAIIKAYKMDDAALSLLTRNGQMIQSSTGYLVEKTESIDPEVLRFHTVYHIEKPENGGEKIMAVYTPLLYEGQTAGVLKYEVSLTDTDTRIYTLLSWGLVVCLLVAFLVFLVSFHLGNSIVKPLKSIIMLTKRMAEGNYKEKIEQSYPYEAGELVDMLNYMADEITKADHMKNDFISSISHELRTPLTGIKGWAETMRDPEGLTEDEMKFGLKIIDEETERLISLVESLLDFSKYQSDRMSLSLSFVPFDELIEKVTFELLKKAEKKNIHLITETTPVVIEADWDKLKQVVLNVLDNAIKFSPKSSDIVITQTMEDHCVSLVIRDAGIGVKAEHLKYLTQSFYKADKKSMGEGLGLAISRKIMTLHGGTLSIESEYGRGTIVTLNLPRKQG from the coding sequence ATGAAGCGGAAGGTTGTTCTTTATTTTATGTTTTTGATCGTTCTAACCCTGACACTTGTCATGGTCTTTTTTGGCATTGGGATGAAACGGTACTTTTATCAGGAAATCTCCGATACTGTAAAAAATCATTCAGAAGCTGTTTTACCTGTTTGGACACAGCAGGGGGACTTTACCAGTTTGCAGCTGGCAGAAGAAAGTGATGCCATTATCAAAGCCTATAAAATGGATGACGCAGCCCTTTCCCTGCTGACACGAAACGGACAGATGATCCAGTCCTCCACTGGATATCTGGTAGAAAAAACCGAATCCATTGATCCTGAGGTTCTTCGGTTCCATACGGTTTATCACATAGAAAAACCAGAAAATGGCGGCGAAAAAATCATGGCTGTCTATACGCCTCTTCTATATGAAGGACAGACTGCAGGTGTTTTAAAATACGAGGTATCCCTGACCGATACGGATACCCGAATCTATACACTTTTGTCCTGGGGATTGGTAGTGTGCTTGCTGGTTGCATTTCTCGTATTCCTGGTCAGTTTTCACTTGGGCAATTCCATTGTAAAACCCTTAAAGAGCATTATCATGCTGACAAAACGAATGGCGGAGGGAAATTATAAAGAAAAAATCGAACAATCCTACCCCTATGAAGCAGGGGAACTGGTAGATATGCTTAATTATATGGCAGATGAGATCACAAAGGCAGACCACATGAAAAATGATTTCATCTCTTCCATATCCCATGAGCTACGGACCCCGCTCACCGGAATCAAGGGCTGGGCGGAAACCATGAGAGACCCTGAAGGCCTTACAGAGGACGAAATGAAGTTCGGCCTGAAGATCATAGACGAAGAAACCGAGCGGTTGATCAGCCTAGTGGAAAGCCTGCTTGATTTTTCAAAATACCAGTCTGACCGGATGAGTTTATCCCTCTCTTTTGTTCCATTTGATGAGCTGATAGAAAAAGTGACCTTTGAACTTTTAAAAAAGGCAGAAAAAAAGAATATCCATCTGATCACGGAAACTACTCCAGTTGTCATAGAAGCCGACTGGGATAAGTTAAAGCAGGTGGTATTAAATGTGCTGGACAATGCCATAAAATTTTCGCCAAAAAGCAGCGACATCGTTATCACTCAGACCATGGAAGATCACTGTGTCAGCCTGGTCATACGGGATGCGGGGATCGGAGTAAAAGCAGAGCATTTAAAATATCTCACCCAATCCTTTTACAAAGCGGATAAAAAATCCATGGGAGAAGGTCTGGGACTTGCCATCTCCCGAAAGATCATGACCCTTCATGGGGGGACCCTTTCCATTGAAAGCGAATATGGAAGAGGCACCATCGTAACCCTTAATCTCCCCAGAAAGCAGGGTTAG